A single Blastococcus colisei DNA region contains:
- a CDS encoding MFS transporter, giving the protein MVPLCAGAMLNPVNSTVIATALSPIGGDLGVGPAATAWLVAVMYLASAIGQPVAGRLADQFGPRRVFLVGGVLVAVAGVLGALAPAFGWLVASRAVVGLGTGAAFPAAIAMLREQADRLGVPTPPRTLALLSTVSLVTLTVGPPLGGLLVDTIGWRAVFAVNVPLGLAVTSLGFLLLPRSLPRVREARAWRLLDLPGTALFGGAVSLFLLTTMELPRPPVPVLLGLVASVLLLVLVELRARTPFIDLRMLARNTALVSAYVRVFLTFLVVYGVLFGLTPWLQDIRGLSASTAGLVLLGMSAVGAVASFVGVRGRRLLPPLLIGALGLLAGSVGMLLLHAGSPMALLVLISAVFGLPNGLGLVANQMLVYRAAPGGQIGAAAGLFRTAQYTGAMTATGAVALAYADGVSDAAIQVLGWVSVGAGALLLLLTVVDGSLRRYVKG; this is encoded by the coding sequence GTGGTGCCGCTCTGCGCCGGCGCGATGCTCAACCCGGTCAACTCCACGGTGATCGCCACCGCGCTGTCACCGATCGGCGGCGACCTGGGGGTCGGGCCCGCCGCGACGGCGTGGCTCGTGGCGGTCATGTACCTGGCCAGCGCAATCGGCCAGCCCGTCGCCGGGCGCCTGGCCGACCAGTTCGGTCCGCGGCGGGTGTTCCTCGTCGGCGGCGTGCTCGTCGCGGTGGCCGGCGTGCTCGGGGCGCTCGCACCAGCCTTCGGGTGGCTGGTGGCCTCCAGAGCGGTGGTCGGCCTGGGCACCGGGGCTGCCTTCCCGGCGGCGATCGCGATGCTGCGTGAGCAGGCAGACCGTCTGGGCGTGCCCACCCCGCCCCGGACACTGGCGCTGCTGAGCACGGTGAGCCTGGTGACGCTCACCGTCGGGCCTCCACTGGGCGGTCTCCTCGTGGACACCATCGGCTGGCGGGCCGTCTTCGCCGTCAACGTGCCGCTCGGTCTGGCCGTCACCTCCCTGGGCTTCCTGCTGCTCCCCCGCTCGCTGCCACGGGTCCGAGAGGCACGGGCCTGGCGGCTGCTCGACCTGCCGGGAACCGCGCTCTTCGGAGGCGCCGTCTCCCTCTTCCTCCTGACCACGATGGAACTGCCTCGGCCACCTGTGCCGGTCCTGCTCGGCCTGGTGGCCAGCGTGCTGCTTCTCGTGCTGGTGGAACTGCGCGCGCGGACACCGTTCATCGATCTCCGCATGCTCGCCAGGAACACCGCGCTGGTCAGCGCGTACGTGCGGGTCTTCCTCACCTTCCTAGTCGTGTACGGGGTGCTCTTCGGGCTCACTCCCTGGCTCCAGGACATCCGGGGCCTGTCCGCCAGCACTGCGGGCCTGGTGCTCCTAGGCATGTCGGCGGTCGGAGCCGTCGCGTCCTTCGTGGGCGTCCGGGGTCGACGCCTGCTCCCGCCGTTGCTGATAGGTGCCCTGGGCCTCCTCGCCGGGAGCGTAGGGATGCTGCTCCTGCACGCCGGCTCCCCGATGGCTCTGCTGGTGCTTATCTCCGCCGTGTTCGGGCTCCCGAACGGCCTCGGGCTCGTCGCCAACCAGATGCTCGTGTACCGGGCTGCGCCCGGAGGCCAGATCGGTGCGGCGGCGGGCCTGTTCCGCACGGCGCAGTACACCGGCGCAATGACCGCCACGGGCGCGGTCGCGCTCGCCTACGCCGACGGCGTCTCGGACGCTGCGATACAGGTCCTCGGCTGGGTCTCCGTCGGAGCCGGGGCGCTACTGCTGCTACTCACGGTCGTCGACGGCAGCCTGCGCCGGTACGTCAAGGGCTGA
- a CDS encoding universal stress protein, whose translation MFTSIVVALKENQPHEPLLELARKAARSPARLHLVTLVRVGTEDDEIQRLRRTERSLEQQAEALTTEGYETSWEASIVAVSAAVDLVRIAATRESDLMVIGLAKRTRVGKALMGSDAQRILLSAECPVLVRQLHGM comes from the coding sequence GTGTTCACCAGCATTGTCGTCGCGCTCAAGGAGAACCAGCCGCACGAGCCACTCCTGGAACTGGCGAGGAAGGCGGCCCGGAGCCCGGCCAGACTGCACCTGGTCACCCTGGTGCGGGTGGGGACCGAGGACGACGAGATCCAGCGGCTCCGGCGGACCGAGCGCAGCCTCGAGCAGCAGGCCGAGGCCCTGACCACCGAGGGCTACGAGACCTCGTGGGAGGCCAGCATCGTCGCCGTCAGCGCGGCGGTCGATCTGGTGCGGATCGCCGCGACTCGGGAATCGGACCTGATGGTGATCGGGCTGGCCAAGCGCACGCGGGTCGGCAAGGCCCTCATGGGCAGTGACGCGCAGCGGATCCTGCTCAGCGCCGAGTGCCCCGTCCTCGTGCGGCAGCTGCACGGGATGTAG
- a CDS encoding isochorismatase family protein has protein sequence MSSATQAVDPFEDHCWRDVVPAETLEVYSAYRRETRIVGRPAVLAVDLFSGVFPDGPMTLTEAVARNPRSCGPDAWAARAPIAALLHSARTRGLPVLFSTQEAETSRATHRPPSPRDAADLALDPYFGPRAGELVVAKCRASVFFETDLAGHLERLGVGTLVLCGETTSGCVRATAVDAYSHGLHVVVVEEAVFDRSPLSHKISLFDLHHKYADVMTLAQFELALDARRPAAPAAEPEQP, from the coding sequence ATGTCGTCGGCCACCCAAGCCGTGGATCCCTTCGAGGACCACTGCTGGCGGGACGTGGTCCCCGCCGAAACCCTGGAGGTCTACAGCGCCTACCGGCGCGAGACGAGGATCGTCGGTCGGCCGGCGGTGCTGGCCGTCGACCTCTTCAGCGGCGTCTTCCCCGACGGCCCCATGACGCTGACCGAAGCCGTGGCGCGCAACCCGCGCAGCTGCGGCCCCGACGCCTGGGCCGCGCGCGCACCTATCGCCGCCCTGCTCCACTCCGCGCGCACTCGCGGCCTCCCCGTGCTCTTCAGCACGCAGGAAGCCGAGACGTCGCGTGCCACACACCGACCTCCGTCCCCGCGCGACGCGGCGGACCTCGCTCTCGACCCGTACTTCGGTCCCCGTGCCGGTGAGCTCGTGGTCGCCAAGTGCCGCGCCAGCGTCTTCTTCGAGACCGACCTCGCCGGGCACCTCGAGCGGCTGGGCGTGGGCACGCTGGTCCTCTGCGGGGAGACCACGAGCGGTTGCGTCCGGGCGACAGCGGTCGACGCCTACTCCCACGGCCTGCACGTCGTCGTGGTCGAAGAGGCAGTGTTCGACCGCAGTCCCCTCAGCCACAAGATCAGCCTCTTCGACCTGCATCACAAGTACGCCGACGTCATGACCCTCGCCCAGTTCGAGCTGGCTCTCGACGCACGACGACCGGCCGCCCCCGCGGCCGAGCCCGAACAGCCCTGA
- a CDS encoding tripartite tricarboxylate transporter substrate-binding protein, which translates to MTHRPSTTLRRAGGAVVLVAALAACGQNGNASEGDAEASFYEGENLDFVVPYDAGGGYDVYARAMAPYLGECLGAEVVVRNEPGAGSLLATNATAAADPDERRIQIVNTVGATSAQIAGAEGVLFDMSDFSVIGRVATAPDTIAVASGGNLQSFQDIIDSEEPVRFAATGPGSNEYIAASVLSAIYGFPYEVITGFGGSGEARLSVIAGNTDAHASTWDSHLGAIESGEITPVLITSDEPVELLPGTPLVTDFAPESEDGETLIEDLVNLETLGRGLVAPPGLPENQLTELREAFECATSNEELIAELEGQQRPLDVLTGDEYIELIQSVLDSSPEFIEAVKASF; encoded by the coding sequence ATGACCCACAGGCCCTCGACCACCCTGCGCCGCGCCGGCGGAGCCGTCGTCCTCGTCGCCGCCCTCGCGGCGTGTGGACAGAACGGTAACGCTTCCGAGGGCGACGCCGAGGCATCGTTCTACGAGGGCGAGAACCTCGATTTCGTGGTTCCCTACGACGCTGGCGGTGGCTACGACGTGTACGCCCGCGCCATGGCGCCGTACCTGGGCGAGTGCCTCGGGGCCGAGGTCGTCGTCCGCAACGAGCCCGGCGCCGGGAGCCTGCTCGCTACCAACGCCACGGCTGCCGCGGACCCTGACGAGCGCCGCATCCAGATCGTCAACACGGTCGGCGCGACCAGTGCGCAGATCGCCGGCGCCGAGGGCGTCCTGTTCGACATGTCGGACTTCTCCGTAATCGGCCGAGTGGCGACCGCTCCGGACACGATCGCTGTGGCCTCCGGCGGGAACTTGCAGTCCTTCCAGGACATCATCGACTCCGAGGAGCCCGTGCGCTTCGCTGCCACCGGGCCCGGCAGCAACGAGTACATCGCGGCCAGCGTGCTGTCGGCCATCTACGGCTTCCCGTACGAGGTCATCACCGGCTTCGGCGGCTCGGGCGAGGCTCGGCTGTCCGTCATCGCCGGCAACACCGACGCCCACGCCAGCACCTGGGACAGCCACCTCGGTGCGATCGAGAGCGGTGAGATCACGCCGGTCCTGATCACCAGCGACGAGCCGGTCGAGCTGCTCCCCGGCACCCCGTTGGTCACCGACTTCGCCCCCGAGTCCGAGGATGGCGAGACGCTGATCGAGGACCTCGTGAACCTCGAGACCCTGGGTCGCGGCCTGGTGGCCCCCCCCGGGCTGCCCGAGAACCAGCTGACCGAGCTCCGTGAGGCCTTCGAGTGCGCCACGAGCAACGAGGAGCTGATCGCGGAGCTGGAGGGCCAGCAGCGGCCGCTGGACGTTCTCACCGGTGACGAGTACATCGAGCTGATCCAGTCGGTGCTCGACTCTTCGCCGGAGTTCATCGAGGCGGTCAAGGCCTCCTTCTGA
- a CDS encoding tripartite tricarboxylate transporter TctB family protein gives MTRPDGPIRAAGVATPSAADQPRARRRLPVVDLVVSLGLGALFANAFLISTDWSVRAGLFPRMVTGLGMALALLHVIMLVLRARTAAPAVEQRVDADDEAEEDVEYVFAHAGGRAWAGSLAWVAAFFVGLYVLGLFVTAPLFAFGYLRFSVRRSWVFSLVYAVAVFAVLYLAFELALQLQVPPGLFF, from the coding sequence ATGACCAGGCCCGACGGCCCCATCCGCGCCGCAGGAGTGGCCACCCCTTCCGCTGCCGACCAGCCGCGGGCGCGGCGCCGGCTACCCGTGGTCGACCTGGTCGTCAGCCTCGGCCTCGGCGCGCTATTCGCCAACGCCTTCCTGATCTCGACGGACTGGTCGGTGCGGGCGGGGCTGTTCCCCCGCATGGTCACCGGACTGGGCATGGCCCTCGCCCTCCTGCACGTGATCATGCTGGTGCTCCGGGCGCGCACCGCCGCGCCGGCGGTCGAGCAGCGGGTCGATGCCGACGACGAGGCCGAGGAGGACGTCGAGTACGTCTTCGCGCACGCCGGTGGCCGCGCCTGGGCCGGCTCGCTGGCGTGGGTCGCCGCCTTCTTCGTCGGCCTGTACGTCCTGGGGCTGTTCGTCACCGCCCCGCTGTTCGCCTTCGGCTACCTGCGGTTCTCGGTGCGCCGGTCCTGGGTGTTCAGCCTCGTCTACGCGGTCGCGGTCTTCGCCGTGCTGTACCTCGCCTTCGAGCTGGCGCTGCAGCTTCAGGTGCCACCCGGGCTCTTCTTCTGA
- a CDS encoding tripartite tricarboxylate transporter permease — protein MGEALLDGLAQVLQLQTLGLMLLGVAIGFVVGILPGLGGPVTLALMLPFTFTMEPVEAFAFLLGMLVVTSTTGDITSVLFGIPGEATSAAATLDGYPLTRRGQAGRALGAVLFSSALGSVFGALVLALSVPVIRPVVLALSAPEFFMLTLVGMTFVVALSGKNVVKGLLMAAAGLLVALIGIDSQEGIPRYTMDQLYLWDGIPLVPLVVGLFGGAEVLQLMLSRSSIAGNGEVPSRITGIGEGIKDTLRHWPVVLRSSAIGSTIGMIPGLGGSVAQFIAYGQARQSSKNPEQFGKGAIDGVIASGATNNAKDGGALIPTVAFGIPGGAATAVLLSAFLIAGLDPGPEMLTTELDITFSMVWIVVLANFVAVAAAFAFLRPLTRLTFISGPLLVPFLLLLLGLGAYSSSNSFGDVLVMLIAAAIGVACIRWDWPRVPFLLAVVLGGIAERYLFVSYSLFGWDWLLRPTVIGMAVVLLGIFVVPALRRRRARSQSAPLAEEVRS, from the coding sequence GTGGGCGAGGCACTCCTCGACGGCCTGGCGCAGGTTCTGCAGCTGCAGACCCTCGGCCTGATGCTGCTCGGTGTCGCGATCGGCTTCGTCGTCGGAATCCTGCCCGGCCTCGGCGGCCCGGTGACGCTGGCGTTGATGCTGCCGTTCACGTTCACCATGGAGCCGGTCGAGGCCTTCGCCTTCCTGCTCGGGATGCTGGTCGTCACCTCCACGACCGGCGACATCACCTCGGTCCTCTTCGGCATCCCCGGTGAGGCGACGTCGGCGGCCGCCACGCTCGACGGCTATCCCCTCACGCGGCGCGGTCAGGCCGGCCGCGCTCTCGGCGCGGTCCTGTTCAGCTCCGCGCTGGGATCGGTCTTCGGCGCGCTGGTCCTCGCCCTGTCCGTGCCGGTGATCAGGCCGGTCGTGCTGGCCCTCAGCGCCCCCGAGTTCTTCATGCTGACCCTCGTCGGCATGACCTTCGTGGTGGCGCTGTCGGGGAAGAACGTGGTGAAGGGGCTTCTCATGGCCGCCGCAGGGCTGCTCGTGGCCCTCATCGGGATCGACTCCCAGGAGGGCATCCCCCGCTACACGATGGACCAGCTCTACTTGTGGGACGGCATCCCGCTGGTTCCGCTGGTGGTCGGTCTGTTCGGTGGCGCCGAGGTCCTGCAGCTCATGCTCAGTCGCAGCAGCATCGCCGGGAACGGTGAGGTGCCCAGCCGCATCACCGGTATCGGCGAGGGGATCAAGGACACGCTGCGCCACTGGCCGGTCGTCCTGCGGTCGAGCGCCATCGGCTCCACGATCGGCATGATCCCGGGCCTCGGCGGCTCCGTCGCCCAATTCATCGCCTACGGACAGGCGCGCCAGTCCTCCAAGAACCCGGAGCAGTTCGGCAAGGGCGCGATCGACGGCGTGATCGCAAGCGGCGCCACCAACAACGCGAAGGACGGGGGGGCGCTCATCCCCACCGTCGCCTTCGGCATCCCCGGTGGAGCCGCCACCGCCGTGCTGCTGAGCGCCTTCCTGATCGCCGGGCTGGACCCGGGGCCGGAGATGCTCACGACGGAGCTGGACATCACGTTCTCGATGGTCTGGATCGTCGTCCTGGCCAACTTCGTCGCCGTCGCGGCAGCCTTCGCGTTCCTGCGTCCACTCACCCGGCTGACGTTCATCTCCGGCCCGCTGCTGGTGCCCTTCCTCCTGCTCCTGCTGGGCCTGGGCGCCTACAGCTCCAGCAACTCCTTCGGGGACGTCCTCGTGATGCTGATCGCCGCGGCGATCGGCGTGGCGTGCATCCGCTGGGACTGGCCGCGTGTGCCCTTCCTGCTCGCCGTCGTCCTCGGCGGCATCGCGGAGCGCTACCTGTTCGTCTCCTACTCGCTGTTCGGGTGGGACTGGCTGCTGCGCCCGACGGTCATCGGCATGGCCGTGGTCCTCCTCGGCATCTTCGTGGTTCCGGCGCTGCGTCGGCGCCGGGCCCGCTCCCAGTCCGCCCCGCTCGCCGAGGAGGTCCGTTCATGA
- a CDS encoding NAD(P)-dependent oxidoreductase has translation MRQVGVVGLGGMGIALTESLLDAGWPVRCHDIRPEPVAAMVARGAGAATSPRALAEVSDVVLTFLPGPEQVRKVALDPDTGVLVGLGAGRAMLDMSTCGPDLAAVLGAAFETAGRRFVDCPVSRKAPNMTVLVGGHAGVLGEDEEVLAAVSRVIVHCGRRGAGYAVKLLNQQVKYGWYLASAEALLVGAALGLDPATVTTAIEESSGSDSGFSTAAKYFLGDAEGITTHAPASTIEKDLALAEAMASDAGVRSRLLAAAVDFFVTAGGTPYRGRPYPESSALLHALRAMPPRTGE, from the coding sequence GTGCGGCAGGTGGGAGTCGTCGGTCTCGGGGGCATGGGCATCGCACTGACGGAGTCCCTGCTCGATGCCGGCTGGCCCGTGCGCTGCCACGACATCCGGCCCGAACCGGTGGCCGCCATGGTGGCTCGGGGTGCAGGGGCAGCGACCAGCCCGCGCGCTCTGGCCGAGGTGAGTGACGTTGTGCTCACCTTCCTGCCCGGACCGGAGCAGGTCCGGAAGGTGGCGCTGGATCCCGATACCGGCGTGCTCGTGGGGCTCGGGGCCGGCCGGGCGATGCTGGACATGTCCACCTGCGGGCCCGACCTGGCCGCGGTGCTCGGCGCGGCCTTCGAGACCGCCGGCCGACGTTTCGTCGACTGCCCGGTGAGCCGGAAGGCGCCGAACATGACAGTGCTGGTCGGCGGTCACGCGGGCGTGCTGGGGGAGGACGAGGAGGTCCTCGCCGCCGTGTCCCGGGTCATCGTCCACTGCGGTCGGCGGGGCGCCGGCTACGCGGTGAAGCTGCTCAACCAGCAGGTGAAGTACGGTTGGTACCTCGCCTCGGCGGAGGCCCTGCTCGTGGGTGCGGCCCTGGGGCTGGACCCGGCGACGGTCACCACGGCCATCGAGGAGTCAAGCGGGTCGGACTCCGGCTTCTCCACCGCCGCCAAATACTTCCTCGGCGACGCCGAGGGCATCACCACGCACGCGCCGGCGAGCACGATCGAGAAGGATCTCGCGCTCGCCGAGGCCATGGCGTCGGACGCCGGTGTGCGCAGCAGGCTGCTGGCCGCCGCCGTCGACTTCTTCGTCACCGCCGGTGGCACCCCCTACCGCGGACGCCCCTACCCGGAGAGCTCCGCCCTTCTTCACGCACTGCGGGCGATGCCCCCACGAACAGGAGAGTGA
- a CDS encoding class II aldolase/adducin family protein, with protein sequence MTITDRTVPGLGSSAELRDLVALGCRVLAFRGLAEDILGHISVRTTADELLVRCRGPQERGLLFTGSADVHAVSLDGESELPARFSAPNELPIHTEVLRARPDVQAVVHVHPPAVVAADLAGLPLRPIVGAYNIPAMRMAQNGVPTYPRGVLINRPELGRDVARALGDRPACILRGHGIVATGDSVEQAVVRALNLDALARMTLQASAFGTTPPELSAEDIAAMPDLGSAFNDAQVWAYNISRLENAGLAGDL encoded by the coding sequence GTGACCATCACCGACCGGACCGTTCCGGGCCTCGGCTCGTCCGCGGAACTCCGCGACCTCGTGGCGCTCGGCTGCCGGGTGCTGGCCTTTCGCGGTCTGGCCGAGGACATCCTCGGGCACATCAGCGTCCGCACGACAGCCGACGAGCTCCTCGTCCGGTGCCGGGGTCCGCAGGAGCGGGGCCTGCTCTTCACCGGCTCCGCGGACGTGCACGCGGTCTCCCTGGACGGGGAGAGCGAGCTACCCGCCCGCTTCTCGGCGCCCAATGAGCTCCCCATCCATACGGAGGTGCTCCGGGCACGACCCGACGTCCAGGCCGTGGTGCACGTGCACCCCCCGGCCGTCGTCGCGGCAGACCTGGCAGGTCTGCCGCTCCGGCCCATCGTCGGCGCGTACAACATCCCGGCGATGCGCATGGCCCAGAATGGCGTCCCCACCTATCCGCGCGGTGTGCTCATCAACCGTCCGGAGCTGGGGCGCGACGTGGCCCGCGCCCTCGGCGATCGCCCCGCATGCATCCTCCGCGGGCACGGCATCGTCGCCACGGGGGACTCGGTGGAGCAGGCCGTCGTGCGCGCACTCAACCTCGACGCGCTGGCCCGCATGACTCTGCAGGCCAGCGCCTTCGGGACGACCCCGCCGGAGCTGTCGGCGGAGGACATCGCCGCCATGCCCGACTTGGGGTCGGCCTTCAACGACGCGCAGGTCTGGGCGTACAACATCAGCCGGCTGGAGAACGCCGGCCTGGCCGGCGACCTGTGA
- a CDS encoding FadR/GntR family transcriptional regulator, producing MSDGLAPSNADLFRPVAVGRISQAIVEQVRALIRTGELGIGARLPSERELGERFGVSRVTVREALRVLEASGLIEIRVGSRGGAFVTAPTTRRVGEGITDLLSLSALSAAEVTEAREVFELGIVPLVCERATEGELDELVQLCDEAERARDAGTYTVTMSFDFHLQVAAAAHNPALVMLMRSLREPVLMSLREAQHEGRQGVAEHRTFVEAVRTRDPDRAQRIMADHLQRTARRVAGH from the coding sequence GTGAGCGACGGCCTGGCCCCGTCCAACGCCGACCTGTTCCGGCCCGTGGCCGTCGGGCGCATCTCGCAGGCGATCGTCGAACAGGTGCGGGCACTCATCCGCACCGGCGAGCTCGGCATCGGCGCCCGACTGCCGTCGGAGCGGGAACTCGGCGAGCGCTTCGGGGTCAGCCGGGTGACCGTGCGCGAAGCCCTGCGGGTGCTCGAGGCCAGCGGCCTCATCGAGATCCGCGTCGGCTCGCGGGGCGGCGCGTTCGTCACCGCTCCCACTACCAGGCGGGTCGGCGAGGGCATCACCGACCTGCTCAGCCTGTCAGCGCTGTCGGCGGCCGAGGTGACCGAGGCCCGCGAGGTGTTCGAGCTGGGCATCGTCCCCCTGGTGTGCGAACGCGCCACCGAGGGAGAGCTGGACGAGCTGGTGCAGCTGTGCGATGAGGCGGAGCGAGCCCGCGACGCGGGAACCTACACGGTGACGATGTCGTTCGACTTCCACCTGCAGGTCGCGGCAGCGGCGCACAACCCGGCGCTGGTCATGCTGATGCGGTCATTGCGGGAACCCGTGCTGATGTCCTTGCGAGAGGCACAGCACGAAGGACGCCAGGGCGTTGCCGAGCACCGAACCTTCGTCGAGGCCGTGCGCACGCGCGACCCCGACCGGGCGCAGCGGATCATGGCCGACCATCTCCAGCGGACCGCCCGCCGCGTCGCGGGGCACTGA
- a CDS encoding MFS transporter: MAPTSREGAGGSRRDATASLVGAVIFAVGQGIASVAVPLLALRVGYSTAEVGVIVAMSAVSQMGARLFMGAMMRRLPDKVFVIISAASLALSCGVLVISTTWLIFTVSQLLQGLARAFFWTGTQTHAVRTSESAVGALARVNLVSGLGQIAGPLMAGLLIAHSPQLALGVAGAISALGVVSALLLIRLPPFAPRSKDRGRVRIWRRPGVDVGCWAGASAGAWRGLLGSYVPVALEHARQSSTTIGALVAVANGAQVAGSAIAGRLRGAGLRRSLVLGILASGIGIAVVGPLAEMAALTALALFVSGIGAGAVQTVGPAVATDAVDAEERGEAIASTGTFRAAALLVAPFAVAGMVTVIPLTAAVVTAGILITAPAVGLGRLRPAG; the protein is encoded by the coding sequence ATGGCGCCAACGTCGCGGGAGGGCGCGGGCGGCTCCCGCCGGGACGCGACAGCCAGTCTTGTCGGGGCGGTGATCTTCGCCGTGGGCCAGGGCATCGCCAGCGTGGCCGTGCCGCTCCTGGCGCTGCGGGTCGGGTACTCGACCGCCGAGGTGGGTGTCATCGTCGCGATGTCCGCCGTGTCCCAGATGGGCGCCCGGCTCTTCATGGGCGCGATGATGCGGCGCCTGCCGGACAAGGTGTTCGTCATCATCTCCGCCGCGTCGCTGGCACTGTCCTGCGGCGTCCTCGTCATCTCGACCACGTGGCTGATCTTCACGGTCTCCCAGTTGCTCCAGGGGCTGGCCCGGGCCTTCTTCTGGACCGGCACACAGACTCACGCCGTGCGGACGTCGGAGTCCGCCGTGGGAGCGCTCGCACGGGTCAACCTGGTATCCGGGCTGGGACAGATCGCCGGCCCGCTGATGGCCGGCCTGCTGATCGCCCACTCCCCCCAGCTCGCCCTCGGCGTGGCCGGGGCCATCAGCGCACTCGGCGTGGTGAGCGCCCTGCTGCTCATCCGGCTGCCACCCTTTGCGCCACGCAGCAAGGACCGCGGCCGGGTGCGGATCTGGCGGCGCCCGGGCGTCGACGTCGGGTGCTGGGCAGGCGCCAGCGCGGGTGCCTGGCGCGGGCTCCTGGGGTCCTACGTCCCCGTCGCCCTCGAGCACGCGCGGCAGAGTTCCACGACGATCGGCGCGCTCGTCGCCGTCGCCAACGGCGCCCAGGTTGCCGGGAGCGCGATCGCCGGCCGCTTGCGCGGCGCCGGTCTACGCCGGTCACTGGTGCTCGGCATCCTCGCCAGCGGCATCGGCATCGCCGTGGTCGGGCCGCTCGCCGAGATGGCGGCGCTGACCGCGCTCGCGCTGTTCGTCTCGGGGATCGGGGCGGGCGCGGTCCAGACGGTCGGCCCCGCCGTGGCGACCGATGCCGTCGACGCCGAGGAGCGCGGCGAGGCCATCGCCTCCACGGGCACCTTCCGCGCCGCCGCTCTCCTGGTCGCGCCGTTCGCCGTCGCCGGCATGGTCACCGTCATCCCCCTCACCGCCGCCGTCGTCACCGCCGGGATCCTGATCACGGCACCGGCGGTGGGCCTCGGCCGACTGCGCCCGGCAGGCTGA
- a CDS encoding ferredoxin — protein MQIKADVGKCQGYGNCVDLDPEHFDLDDDGLVVLLRTSVGDTERETSGAAVRSCPVQAVWLVDDDA, from the coding sequence ATGCAGATCAAGGCCGACGTGGGCAAGTGTCAGGGCTACGGCAACTGTGTCGACCTGGATCCTGAGCACTTCGACCTCGATGACGACGGACTCGTCGTCCTGCTCCGTACCTCCGTGGGCGACACCGAGCGGGAGACGTCCGGCGCCGCCGTGCGCAGCTGCCCCGTGCAAGCCGTGTGGCTGGTCGACGATGACGCGTGA
- a CDS encoding NAD(P)/FAD-dependent oxidoreductase, whose protein sequence is MTRDRTPERVVVVGASVGGIRTGQALRAAGHTGEVVLVGAEDVAPYDKPPLSKQVLVGSQTAADISLLGPDGWAGDGLTPMTGRAAVRLDPVGKQVILSDGEPVAYDAVVLATGAFPRSIAAPEGDLVCTVRELRDAAAIRERFSRGGPVVVVGSGFIGAEVASSARQLGLEATIVEALPEPFARVLGPEVGARISRLHADAGVPVMGSAAVARVESLADGTGVVHLADGRRLPAATVVVGIGVVPSTGWLEGSGLDLGFGVLTDEFCRASGAPDVYAVGDVARWLDVRSGEHRLVEHWTNAVEQANLVAHNMLNPGDLRPHVKAPYFWSDQHGLKIQMVGRIHPDDRVSFLRCTTAAGDKDVALYSRGGGFSAAVVLGWPRAVVACRQAWERGEDLAQVTARLSGLATSILSVPAA, encoded by the coding sequence ATGACGCGTGACCGGACGCCCGAGCGGGTCGTCGTCGTCGGCGCGTCCGTCGGCGGCATCAGGACCGGGCAGGCTCTCCGGGCCGCGGGCCACACCGGCGAGGTGGTGCTGGTCGGTGCCGAGGACGTCGCTCCCTACGACAAGCCTCCATTGTCCAAGCAGGTGCTGGTCGGCAGCCAGACGGCGGCCGACATCTCGCTTCTCGGTCCCGACGGCTGGGCGGGCGACGGGCTGACGCCGATGACGGGCCGCGCCGCGGTGCGTCTGGACCCGGTCGGCAAGCAGGTGATCCTGTCCGACGGCGAGCCGGTGGCCTACGACGCCGTCGTGCTGGCGACCGGCGCATTTCCGCGGAGCATTGCGGCGCCAGAGGGTGACCTGGTGTGCACCGTGCGCGAGTTGCGCGACGCCGCCGCGATTCGGGAGCGGTTCTCGCGCGGTGGACCGGTCGTCGTCGTGGGCAGCGGCTTCATCGGCGCCGAGGTCGCCTCGAGCGCCCGCCAGCTGGGTCTGGAGGCAACGATCGTCGAGGCGCTGCCCGAGCCGTTCGCCCGCGTCCTGGGGCCCGAAGTCGGTGCCCGGATCAGTCGCCTGCACGCCGATGCCGGGGTGCCGGTCATGGGGTCCGCGGCCGTGGCGCGCGTGGAGTCACTGGCCGACGGCACCGGTGTCGTGCACCTGGCGGACGGCAGACGCCTGCCCGCGGCGACGGTCGTCGTCGGAATCGGCGTGGTCCCCAGCACCGGGTGGCTGGAGGGCTCTGGTCTGGATCTCGGGTTCGGCGTGCTGACAGACGAGTTCTGCCGGGCGTCGGGAGCGCCGGACGTATACGCCGTCGGCGACGTCGCGCGTTGGCTGGACGTGCGCAGCGGCGAGCACCGCCTGGTCGAGCACTGGACCAATGCGGTGGAGCAGGCCAACCTCGTGGCGCACAACATGCTGAACCCCGGAGACCTGCGCCCCCACGTGAAGGCGCCGTACTTCTGGTCCGACCAGCACGGTCTGAAGATCCAGATGGTCGGGCGCATCCACCCCGACGACCGGGTGAGCTTCCTGCGCTGCACCACCGCTGCGGGTGACAAGGACGTCGCTCTCTATTCCCGCGGGGGTGGCTTCTCCGCCGCCGTGGTGCTCGGCTGGCCGCGCGCCGTCGTGGCATGCAGGCAGGCCTGGGAGCGCGGCGAGGACCTGGCGCAGGTCACCGCGCGGCTGTCCGGTCTCGCCACATCGATCCTCTCCGTCCCGGCCGCCTGA